In Mytilus edulis chromosome 4, xbMytEdul2.2, whole genome shotgun sequence, the following proteins share a genomic window:
- the LOC139520761 gene encoding uncharacterized protein isoform X1: protein MIICKHILTSSFKMDRTSDEALHCCKVPISNGHRTSLDDGPHYLPFSKKYLRSFDLFSSIEKTTDITPDENEDTTNLTFRPRVNSCPQTFKTRNNKQHAISDEVSRLGLTAETVYDDFKSEIDENESYLDENNDSRFSTEYTGRKLLKDVQNVTNCSISREEKKLREKTAEEIKKDNIGRRLSEFGHFDILDLNNIADIPGKSSTSTALQKAKDCNRYQDTLGLLWLNEDTLSFSSPEMVDGEGKTNSTESGWSSDPGDRQKIRHKKRLSKKRAQKQIAGERSNIDDTKSFQVQPENEQRTVDIEGQVVTIKHSTHTTETNNSSEDQNISNVKTLKNKTNTGSKHVTAEHHDSNEEDMHEHASFQKQTLQWVTTSKVRQSGREQNMLSQPTF, encoded by the exons ATGATAATATGTAAACATATTCTTACAAGCAG tttcaAAATGGACAGAACGTCAGATGAAGCCTTGCATTGCTGTAAAGTTCCTATATCCAATGGACATCGTACATCTTTGGATGACGGACCACATTACCTGCCATTTTCCAAAAAATATCTTAGATCTTTTGATCTGTTTTCTTCAATTGAAAAGACAACAGATATAACTCCCGACGAAAATGAAG ATACTACCAATTTAACCTTCAGGCCAAGAGTAAATTCATGTCCACAGACTTTCAAAACTAGAAATAATAAACAACATGCAATTTCTGACGAAGTTAGTAGGCTAGGACTAACTGCTGAAACAGTGTATGATGATTTCAAATCGGAAATTGACGAAAATGAAAGTTATTTGGACGAAAATAACGACAGTCGTTTTTCGACAGAATATACAGGACGTAAATTGTTGAAAGATGTCCAAAATGTGACAAATTGTTCAATTTCAagggaagaaaaaaaattaagagagAAAACTGCAGAGgaaattaaaaaagacaatataGGCAGACGGCTTAGCGAATTTGGACACTTCGATATATTAGATTTAAATAACATAGCCGATATTCCAGGCAAATCATCTACTAGCACAGCATTACAGAAAGCGAAAGATTGTAATAGATATCAAGATACCTTGGGATTATTGTGGTTGAATGAAGACACTTTATCATTCAGCTCACCAGAAATGGTGGATGGAGAAGGTAAAACAAATAGTACAGAATCCGGATGGTCAAGTGATCCTGGTGATCGACAGAAAATAAGACATAAAAAAAGACTATCAAAGAAAAGAGCGCAAAAACAGATCGCAGGGGAACGTTCTAACATTGACGATACCAAATCTTTTCAAGTTCAACCTGAAAATGAACAAAGAACAGTTGACATTGAAGGTCAAGTAGTGACAATAAAACATTCTACACACACAACTGAGACTAACAACTCCTCTGAAGACCAAAACATATCAAATGtgaaaactttgaaaaataagaCAAATACAGGATCGAAACACGTGACAGCCGAACATCACGATAGTAATGAAGAGGATATGCATGAACACGCTTCTTTTCAGAAACAAACATTACAATGGGTCACGACTAGCAAGGTCCGACAAAGTGGACGTGAACAAAACATGCTTTCTCAGCCAACCTTTTAA
- the LOC139520759 gene encoding ependymin-related protein 1-like — MFRYTALIVLPALVWSCCPPSKWEGSEYIALGSTDGKGQGHYTEISQNVTVDTDMRRVFITQQLSMDGQGMEQKILQDYSSGEQYVTTTKDGMEISCMRMPINSIEPGCVPKNHTKIIQSYFGAGSSKVMATMYKFNMGQNVIYATMSDDGCIPLAYEASGATEDGGGYQMTVEFFGITPGVASTSVFQTPKNCPMPKPVISGLGK; from the exons ATGTTTCGTTACACAGCTTTGATTGTGCTCCCAGCTTTGGTTTGGTCTTGCTGTCCACCAAGTAAATGGGAAGGATCCGAGTATATTGCTCTTGGTTCCACAGATGGCAAGGGACAGGGACATTACACTGAG atttcACAGAATGTAACTGTAGATACAGACATGAGGAGAGTATTTATAACACAACAACTTTCAATGGACGGTCAGGGTATGGAACAGAAAATATTACAAGATTATAGTTCT GGAGAACAATACGTAACAACAACAAAAGATGGTATGGAAATTAGTTGTATGAGAATGCCAATTAACTCAATTGAGCCCGGATGTGTTCCAA agaatcatacaaaaataattcaGTCTTATTTCGGAGCTGGAAGCTCAAAGGTTATGGCTACAATGTACAAATTCAATATGGGCCAGAACGTTATCTATGCCACTATGTCCGACGATGGATGCATACCTCTGGCTTATGAAGCATCAGGAGCAACTGAAGATGGAG GTGGATATCAAATGACTGTCGAGTTTTTCGGAATTACCCCAGGAGTTGCATCCACATCTGTATTTCAAACACCAAAAAATTGC ccGATGCCAAAACCAGTCATATCCGGACTTGGAAAATAA
- the LOC139520761 gene encoding uncharacterized protein isoform X2, with the protein MDRTSDEALHCCKVPISNGHRTSLDDGPHYLPFSKKYLRSFDLFSSIEKTTDITPDENEDTTNLTFRPRVNSCPQTFKTRNNKQHAISDEVSRLGLTAETVYDDFKSEIDENESYLDENNDSRFSTEYTGRKLLKDVQNVTNCSISREEKKLREKTAEEIKKDNIGRRLSEFGHFDILDLNNIADIPGKSSTSTALQKAKDCNRYQDTLGLLWLNEDTLSFSSPEMVDGEGKTNSTESGWSSDPGDRQKIRHKKRLSKKRAQKQIAGERSNIDDTKSFQVQPENEQRTVDIEGQVVTIKHSTHTTETNNSSEDQNISNVKTLKNKTNTGSKHVTAEHHDSNEEDMHEHASFQKQTLQWVTTSKVRQSGREQNMLSQPTF; encoded by the exons ATGGACAGAACGTCAGATGAAGCCTTGCATTGCTGTAAAGTTCCTATATCCAATGGACATCGTACATCTTTGGATGACGGACCACATTACCTGCCATTTTCCAAAAAATATCTTAGATCTTTTGATCTGTTTTCTTCAATTGAAAAGACAACAGATATAACTCCCGACGAAAATGAAG ATACTACCAATTTAACCTTCAGGCCAAGAGTAAATTCATGTCCACAGACTTTCAAAACTAGAAATAATAAACAACATGCAATTTCTGACGAAGTTAGTAGGCTAGGACTAACTGCTGAAACAGTGTATGATGATTTCAAATCGGAAATTGACGAAAATGAAAGTTATTTGGACGAAAATAACGACAGTCGTTTTTCGACAGAATATACAGGACGTAAATTGTTGAAAGATGTCCAAAATGTGACAAATTGTTCAATTTCAagggaagaaaaaaaattaagagagAAAACTGCAGAGgaaattaaaaaagacaatataGGCAGACGGCTTAGCGAATTTGGACACTTCGATATATTAGATTTAAATAACATAGCCGATATTCCAGGCAAATCATCTACTAGCACAGCATTACAGAAAGCGAAAGATTGTAATAGATATCAAGATACCTTGGGATTATTGTGGTTGAATGAAGACACTTTATCATTCAGCTCACCAGAAATGGTGGATGGAGAAGGTAAAACAAATAGTACAGAATCCGGATGGTCAAGTGATCCTGGTGATCGACAGAAAATAAGACATAAAAAAAGACTATCAAAGAAAAGAGCGCAAAAACAGATCGCAGGGGAACGTTCTAACATTGACGATACCAAATCTTTTCAAGTTCAACCTGAAAATGAACAAAGAACAGTTGACATTGAAGGTCAAGTAGTGACAATAAAACATTCTACACACACAACTGAGACTAACAACTCCTCTGAAGACCAAAACATATCAAATGtgaaaactttgaaaaataagaCAAATACAGGATCGAAACACGTGACAGCCGAACATCACGATAGTAATGAAGAGGATATGCATGAACACGCTTCTTTTCAGAAACAAACATTACAATGGGTCACGACTAGCAAGGTCCGACAAAGTGGACGTGAACAAAACATGCTTTCTCAGCCAACCTTTTAA
- the LOC139520762 gene encoding uncharacterized protein encodes MDRTSDEDSHCCKNPIVNEQRIPREDGPSHLRFSEKFLRSLDLFSSIGTTVDITPDEETTNLTFRPRVHSFPQTAKRRNNKEYDISEEVNRLGLTAEPVYDDKNSEIDENESNLDENNDSRFSIGYTESELFKDSQYSRSRKDNYFKEKNSEELNNKLGEYGYFDILDSNDIADIPFNSTTSTALQNVKNCNIVGDNTSIQVYPENEQCIIDLEGHLTTIKHNSNTSETYCSSKDQKLSNVKTLKNKTNTGSNHVKSEHRHSGKEDTSFQKQTLQWVSTTKVRQSGSEQNMLSQPTF; translated from the exons ATGGATAGAACGTCTGATGAAGATTCGCATTGCTGTAAAAACCCTATAGTCAATGAACAACGCATACCTCGGGAAGACGGACCAAGTCACCTGCGATTTTCAGAAAAATTTCTTAGATCTTTagatttgttttcttcaattgGAACAACAGTAGATATAACTCCAGACGAAG AAACTACCAATTTAACCTTCAGACCAAGAGTACATTCGTTTCCACAGACTGCCAAAAGAAGAAATAACAAAGAGTATGACATTTCTGAAGAAGTTAATAGGTTAGGATTAACTGCTGAACCGGTATATGATGATAAAAATTCTGAAATTGACGAAAATGAAAGTAATCTGGACGAAAATAACGACAGTCGTTTTTCGATAGGATATACAGAAAGTGAATTGTTTAAAGATTCGCAATATTCAAGGTCAAGGAAAGACAATTATTTCAAAGAGAAAAATTCAGAGGAATTAAATAACAAGCTTGGCGAATATGGATACTTCGATATATTAGATTCAAATGATATTGCCGATATTCCATTCAATTCAACTACTAGCACAGCTTTGCAGAACGtgaaaaattgtaatattgtTGGAGATAACACATCTATTCAAGTTTATCCTGAAAATGAACAGTGTATCATTGACCTTGAAGGACACTTAACGACAATAAAACATAATTCAAACACAAGTGAGACTTACTGCTCCTCTAAAGACCAGAAATTATCAAAtgttaaaactttgaaaaataaaacaaatacggGATCGAATCACGTGAAATCTGAACATCGTCATAGTGGAAAGGAGGATACTTCTTTCCAAAAGCAAACTTTACAATGGGTCTCGACAACCAAGGTCCGACAAAGTGGCAGTGAACAAAACATGCTTTCTCAGCCAACCTTCTGA